AATGATGTGATCCATGAGCTTATCTTGCAAGCTGTAATCATATGAATAACTTACAATATAAGTTACGAATTTACGATTACAACAAAATAAGTTTTGTATAATTAAACTTCatgaaattttcttatatgcAAACCATTTCATAGAGCCCATAGCCAAACActtgaaattctaaaaaaaattagttgtctcataattaattaaataattaatcacATAAGTATGTAATAAACTGTGTTTTCTATCAATTATAAAACAGTAAAGTAAGAATTCTTCAATGTAAGAACATCAGTAGGAGTTAAGAAGACTCCAAACAGTGAGCTCAATCTGTTCCCATGATTCAGCTGTGCGAAGTTCAACCCAAATACTGAACATTGCACCCAACACATTCTCTTCATGTAATATACAATAACACCTGCAACCAATCACACAGTTAGACATAACAACTCAAGAAAAGCTTCAATGCTAATGTCATTTTTGATACTTACATTGTGCGGTAGGAAGGAGACAATACTTTCTTCCTCGTACTGTCTACTGTTCCATTCTTACTTCTGAGTAAAGGAAGGCCGTAACTTTCTAGAAGCTTCTTGAAAAGTTCAGTGTCTCCTCTAAACACGTCCAAGTATATCGGTTATCAAGTCGTAGATTGAATCTCCTACAAATTTCTTCATTCTCTCAGAAAACTTTTCAAATTTGCAGTTTGATCCCATTTGGATTATAAACTTAAGATAGCATACCTATGGATAGATCGCTGAAGTCAAGAATATGACTGGGACGCCACGAATTGTGTTGACCAGCACCATCTGCGTATGGTTCCATGTGAATGCTGTCGTCCATGACATCCAGGTGCAGGGCTTGATTATGTTACCAACATCTGTGTCCTATGGATCACAGAAGAACGCTGTCTTAGTTCTCAAAACTTAAGCCAATTTTTAAGGAGGTATAAAAATGAGAGAAGCAACCTTGAAAACATGGAGcaaatctacaaaaaaaatcatcaggAATATATTAGTCTATCTTGTACATCAGAGCCCGCGGAATCGGATTTCTCCTGAAAGGTTTGAGCCAAACAATAACCAACAGCgagctttttcattttttaaaccAAGAGGTTTGGGCCGAAGCTCATAATCCCCCGAAATTACaatatgtaatattagtttGGTCTAGCGGTCAGCCGGTCACTTGAACCAGGACTGACATAATGGTCAGGATCTTTTCCATTTGAGCTAAGGACCTCTGGTTGTGAGCTATATTtacggcaaaagcaaatggaaacAGAGTCACGAGAATATCAGTTTTCCAGACGGCTAGTGACATCCTTCTTCTTTTGGCATAATGCATCAACAAAAACTTTCCATTCTGGTGGAATCTTCAACTCCTCCTGAACATCCAATAACTCAGGAGGTGTGACTGGTGGATATGTTATGTGTTACTACCTAGTGGACTTGTTATGTGTCAAGTTATTACCATGTTGGACCGTTGGCTTTGGGTTTAAATAGTATCAAAACCGGATGTTCAGGTTCAGATACCcatgtaaattattttaatttcttataaatctatatatacataaaaattctcaaagttcaaacacaaaaataatatataacatatgaaTTTGAATAATATGTGTCTAAATACCTTGCTAACATaaaaattggtttgatttaatatttaaatggaGAAAATTAATAGGTACTTTGAGTAGTTATTGGTGTTTTGAATAATATTCagctattttatatattcatttttgGATTCTTGtataaatttcatatatatattggatattagatttaaaataatcaatacAGTTAAGTATATATTTTGGCTCAGATATCCGAAGTATATGGATTCGGATAGGGTTCGTTTcgattttttcagataacaaaattttaaaccagTTTGAATATTTGACCAACTTCAGTTCGCATTCGGTACTATTTTTTAGATCGAATTCGGTTTGATTTTTGGATTCAGTTATTTTGTCCAGCCCTTCAAAACATACATGCATGTATTAATCTAACTTTAATGGATACTTATATGAACAGTATTCTGAAACACACAATGATACAGTCATGTGGTGTGTGTAGAACGTGTCCCAACCCACCCAACTTATCAGCAATGGAAGGTCAGTACAGGACCCACCAATACACGGTCTCAGTGTTGATGACTAATCATTACTCTCAAAATCTATTGCTTTACAATAATTGATTTGATTACTTTTGAATACTAATGtgcatttatgttttatttacttGTCCAAACAAACTTTAAAGTTAAACATGATTGAAATAGAATATTAGATAAATAATCGATTTGTGAAGAAGTAATCCGTGACACCTTgcaaataaaatcaaaacataaaaatgtattacataaTCAGTAAACAAATGGTCCTAACTTATAACACAATTAATGCAGCGATTTCCATACATGATAAAGCTCACGAACAGAATGAGCGACGTAGATGGTGGAAcgttacaccaaaaaaaaagaaaaatgatggTGGAACGCGGCAGAGAAGAGTAAACGGATTAAGAGAAATAGTTACGTGGATCCAGTGGTATGTAGACACTTACGTATATAGATACTCTGGGTAATTCAGTTAAAATAGTATCTTTTAAGATACCATCCTACTTAAGCAGGTTAAACTACGTCGAAAGTGCTAAATGAATCGATGAATGCATATCTTTTACAGAAGTTAAAAATAACCTCAAAGATGGAAATAAACGTTAACAGCTGTTTATAAACATTATGTACATAAAATTACAAGATTTTGTACTATATTATAAAAACGAGGACTACTCCACAGTCTAGTATCATCCATCACAAGTGTCTTTCTCTTCTTAACAAGTTATACAACAAgctaaaaaacaataaaaatggaGCCACAAGCTGTTTCTCCCTTACCGAACCGACATGCAGTTTGCATACCTTATCCAGCACAAGGCCACATCAACCCCATGCTGAAAGTAGCCAAGCTTCTCCACGCCAGAGGCTTCCACGTCACCTTTGTCAACACCGACTACAACCACCGCCGCATCCTCCGATCACGTGGCCCTCACGCTCTCGACGGTCTCACATCCTTTCGCTTCGAGACTATCCCGGATGGTCTTCCTTGGACCGACGTCGACGCTAAGCAGGACATGCTTAAGCTTATAGACTCCACCATGAACAACTGTCTATCTCCATTCAAAGATCTCCTCACCCGTTTAAACTCCGGTTCTGATGTACCGCCGGTTAGCTGTATTGTCTCTGACGCTTCCATGAGTTTCACGATTGACGCGGCGGAGAAGCTTGAGATTCCGGTTGTTCTGCTTTGGACGAACAGTGCTACAGCACTTATGTTGTATCTCCACTATCAAAAACTCATGGAGAAAGGGATCATTCCTGTAAAAGGTACCTTGCATCTCGACTTGGTTTAtatcattttgttttgaaaattttcttaaGACATCTCtagcttttttttgtcaactggaCATCTCTAGCTCATACTTAGTTTTCCTCAAACCTCTATTTTACAATATAACATTttcaagtttcaaaaaaataaaagaataaaacatTATCTCATAAAAGCAATAAAAgctttttttataaagttttaatgaGTATTTTTATTAAGGACAGAACTTAGGTTTACctcctagggtgaacctttaaattcactcCACCCTTTAGAACCAATCAAATTTctacatagattattaattaaaaaatattaaattaaataaaaagtagctacaaaaaataaaaatattaattttaacgacgctaacgcttccagcgaaactttaaaccctaaaatttaaattctaaaccctataccctaaattctaaacccaaatccaaacccctaaacccaaagccaaacccctaaacccaaaacctataccctaaactctaatcctagaccctaaactcaaaccctataccctaaaccctaatcttagaccctaaacccaaattatataccttaaacccaaaaagatagactataaacctaaaccctataccctaaacccaagtcttagacTCTAAACCTAAACCGTAAACTTAACCCAAACTGTATAGcatctaagtttggggtttgggtttaggatttaccgtttGAGTTTTAGgtataggatttgggtttagggtataggttttgggtttaggatttacggtttgggtttaggatttaccgtttATACTTATGGttaaaattttgggtttagggtatataatttgggtttaaggtttacggtttagggtctaggacttgggtttaggatatagagTTTAtgtttatagtctagtttttgggtttagggtatataatttgggtttaggatctatgattagggtttaggatctatgattagggtttagggtacagggtttgggtttaggggtttggatttggatttgggtttagaatttagggtatagggtttagaatttaagagttagagtttagggtttaggtggaagcgttagcgtcgttaaaattagcgtttttattttttgtagctattttttatttaatttaatatcttttaattaataatctatgtggaAATTTGATTGGTTCTAAAGGGTGGGATGAATTTAAAAGTTCACCCTAGGAGGTGAAACTAAGttatgttctttttttaaataaagttcACTTTTTAATTGTAAGATAGGTATTTATTAGAAAGGGTTGTAAATGTTGTggacttaattttttaaaaagtaatcatatttttttgaaataaattaatagctaaaattagaaaatgaaatatattaattttgaaaatgattgtttacagttttttttaaatactttgagtattttttaaaataaatctacagtaaaagaattaaaaacaCAATTTAAATATCTACCGTTTAATTGTAAATCAAACAGCAGAGGCTATAACACCACCTAATCAGATCCATAATATTTTCATCAAAACAGTTTTtgttaataactaaaataaacaggttgatgttttaatatttaataataaaaatgacttatatATTAGAATTCATACTACtgtttattatgtattttataaaaatgtgtAACAATCAAAATCTAGTCATTCATAAAAATGCGTCAATCAATATTGATAGTTAAGCTaaaatttataaggttttatgtaatataatataatttgtatatagtaaatattgaagtttaaaaatatcatataaaattaaaagaaatgaagtttatttgtaaatGTTATAAATACAGTGAAACCTCtagaaattaataatgttgggactacatcaaaactataatttttttattaatttatagagatattaatttatcgatatattaattgaaccaaaaactcaatttgaaactataaaattatattattttatagaaatttttagtgtatattaatttagagattattaatttaaagaggttataccGTAATAATAGCATTagtagaaaaaaaatcttaaaatgatcaaaaacacATGCAAAATCCTCCTTCTAGATGAAAGTGACTTGAAGACGGAGATAGATTGGATACCATCGATAAACACCATACAGCTCAAAGACTTTCCAGACTTCACCATTAAAAGTGATCATCAACATCTCATGCTTAATTTCATCACGCATGTCACCGAAAGATCCAAACGCGCTTCCGCTATAATCATCAACACATTCGAAAACCTCGAGCACGACGTCGTCTCATCTCTTCGATCAATTCTCCACCCGCGGATCTACCCGGTCGGACCGTTACCGATCTTGGAAGACCGGGAAATTAACCGGGACAGCGAGATCGGACGGTTGAGATTGAATCTATGGGAAGAAGAGACGGAATCCTTAGATTGGCTCGACACcaaggagaagaagagtgtTCTCTACGTTAACTTCGGGAGTATAACGGTTTTGACGAGCGAGCAGCTGTTAGAGTTCGCGTGGGGGTTAGCGATGAGCGGGAAGGAGTTTCTCTGGGTGGTGCGATCGACTCTCCCGGCGGAGTTTCTATCGGAGACGGCGGATCGAGGGATGGTGGTTACGGGATGGTGTCCTCAAGAGAAGGTACTCTCCCATCCGGCGATCGGAGGGTTTTTGACTCACTGCGGATGGAATTCGATGATGGAGAGTGTGTTCGCCGGTGCTCCGATGATATGTTGGCCGTTCTTCGCCGATCAGTTGACGAATCGGAAGTTCTGTTGCGAGGAGTGGGGGTTGGGGATGGAGATCGAGGGAGAAGTGAAGAGGGAGAGAGTGGAGGCGGTGGTTAGGGAGGTGATGGACGGAGCGGGAGGAGTTGAGATAAGAGAGAAGGTGATGGAGTGGAGACGCGTGGCGGGAGATGCTTCGGCGCCACCGTGTGGTTCGTCTTTTGTTAATTTTGAAACGGTGGTTAATGAAGTGCTTATGGGTGACGGTTAGAGCGGTATTATTGGGCTTTGCGTAACTAAGAGCCCATTTGTTTCTTTATATTATCTGCCGAATGCATGGAGAAATGTACATGCAGTGAaactcaaattttataaattacaaCTTAAAATATACATGCATTGATTtatgggcaattgtcaataatagcacctttgaagtttatgtctcaaaaatagcactagaaggagaaagtcacaaaaatgacattcattaaagggtaaaatatttctaatacccttggtttaaaattaaataaacaaacaaaaataaataaaataaaaataaaaaatgaaaaaaagaatttttttttatagtttcagattatatgtttcagatttgaaatttttataattttttttttcgaattttttttttcattttttttttcaaattttctttttataatttaaaaatactttttgaaactgttttttaaatttttattttttattttagtattttgtttttataaaattttaacccctaattccaaaacaccaccccttaactctaaaccctaaggtttggattaattaacccaaggggtataagtatatatttacctctttaatgaaacatatttttgtgactttgaaccTTGAATGCTACTTTGGGAAGATAAACTtagtttggtgctatcctagtctttttctctttttttttatctctaaatCAGTTCCAATACActatttattatgatttttacaCTGAAATTTTTCaattcaatattaaaaattatactattttgtAACGTGAAATACCATATTTTACATCAAATTTGGTGTGAAGTTATAGTATTgcattataataatataactttTAATGTTGTGTCAAAGATGTTTAGTGtgaaaattatatcaaaataatattttagagtTGGATTGAAAATGATCTAaccaaaatattaatcaatttttttctatagaataaatatatatatatatatatatatatatatatatatatatatatatccgcaGAAATGTCTGCAGGGTGGATCAACTTTCATGGCGACCAAATTGACAGATTGTGGAGAGACACACATACCAATGTAATGAAAAAATTGACTACTCATTTCACATGCATCCTCTATTCACTGTTCTCCAATCATTCactctccttttcttttctatttcttcACATATTTGGTTTAACTCGAAATccctatttaattatttttacttatatagaGTGCACACAGATTTGTTTGTTTGCGAAGTTTGAGACAACATTGAGGATCGGTTAGGTGCATGAACGATAAATACAATAGCATGATGATTGATGAAATTTCATTCATTTTTAACTCATGAAGAAATCTCGGCTTCCGAGAGCTACCCAAGAGTTTTGCTTTTGCTTTGtgtgttttgttgttttggtgAGAATAAAGATTACCTAagaaaattcaagaaataaaagaacaaacacTACGAATAGTTACCGtctgtatatatatgttcatcACGGAGACTCCTAGAGACCGAGTATTCATCGTTGTTATGCATGTATTTTGTTATTAAGAAGACGAACACTTTTTATATAAAGGCAATCTTTTTAATTAGGTTTCTTTGGcttcagttatatatatatataaattgacatGGCAAAGCAAAGATATAAAGAGTCAATTTGCATATCAGGAAAGAGGGTATATCTGTGGACTGTACCTCCCTTCAAAAATTAGTCTAGATTTTTTTATAGATCCGGGATATccccaaaataaaaataaaaaaacaaagatatgGATAGATAGTTTGGAAAATGAACATGTACTAGTGGTTGGGTATGTTCGAATCCGACAACATTCAGATATCACTAATACATGACCACCGGTGATTTAACATTCCCTCGCCGGAGAGTGGTTTACCATCtttttttagtttgggaaaTGAAAATAGGgcttatttgccaaataaccaaaaaaaaaaaaatagattttgggagagagagtagagagagataagaaGAGAAAGTAAGAGAGAGGGGAgaattttggttagtttagtgtatttatgttttttcatgTATATAGGGTGCAATTTTCCATGAAAATAAGCATGAGAAACATGatctattaaattaaaaatctacAATTTACCACCGGGGGTTGTGGCGCAGTTGGCTAGCGCGTAGGTCTCATAGCTACTGAGTGATCCTGAGGTCGAGAGTTCGAGCCTCTCTCACCCCATTTTTCATTATGCCCATGAGATATCATCTATATCTATACAATCGGCGCAAGTCATTATAGTCTTCAAAAACCATATACAACATTTAAATTTGGGCCTATGGTAGCCTGCCagattcaaatattttgtttttcctcTTCAAAAATGACGAAGTAGGTTATCAGTCATATCATGGTCATGAATGGCGTCACGAAGCAATTATTCGAGAGAGGATAAGTTATATGAAAAAGGTTAAAGCATGTGGATATTGGTATACATATCATCACTTGAAAACTACTCCACGATATGGTTTACATGGCTCATCAGTCATTTATTTGTCACTTCAATTCTCTCACATGTTCCCTAAGTTCCATTCCATTTGTATAAACCCGTCCCTACAAAATACACATTCAATTATAGGGATGCCATCACACCAATATCGTTTCAATATTCAATCGCCGATTTTTCTATACAGAACCtgtctattttaaaaaatattcgaTTCAATCGTTTTAAGACGTTTCTATTTGAGTCACTCAAAACCTTATATTTTAGTGTTGAACGATAATTAATTAATGGCTTGTGTAGATAGAAAAAAGGGTTTTGATACATGGAGATCCACATGGAAATGTTTTATGTGCACATGAGTAACATAAGAgactaggggtgggcgttcgggtacccgttcgggttcggatcgggtatttcggattttcgggtatttcggtatagaggtatagaacccgttcgggtatttctgtacttcgggtcgggttcgggtattttaagttcggtttcggttatttcggatcgggttcggatatttagattttgaagaaaaaaaaatgaaaattttcatttctcaaatttcttgtatttaaatatataacttttcacttaactattttttatttataatagattgcatggttaatatatttggacataacattttcaaactaaaaagacattaatttggttattgtttttaaattttggatgtaactttttgttaattgctGAAATAagaagtttgacatgcattttaagcgaatagcaaatcatcttctacgtaattgtatgtatatcatatgaatttaaagtatgtgtagtatcaatataaatattttatataaaatgaaagatgtaaactataaatataaggttaattatcatatgttcggttattttcggatatccattcgggttcggatattacccgttcgggttcggatatccaatctcttctaattcaatacccgtacggatattttgctacttcggttcggatttcggttcgggtttttcggatcgggttcgggtgccacttcggatttcGGGTAAAATGCCCACCCCTATAAGAGACTATGCAGTGccttctataatattttttcgaCGTGAAAGAGAGAATGAGACTGAAGAGATATATTAACCTCCACCAATGCTAAAGGAAGTCACATggaattttttgtttcttttttttttggtctaaatgttAAGACACATGGAATTTcttgttaattatttaataactaATTCATTTCATATATTCattgaggatttttttttgacGAAAGAGGATTTTAGCAAAAGCAACTTTTTCTTTGATATATCTATCATGTTTGGTCCATTTCTCCCCCATTTATCATTTACCATTTATCATTTGATGCCTTCCATCTTTTTCCTACgacattataaatttatcatattttttagaCTTATGACAGATCAATACTGCTTTGTGTCGTAAGCGATGATACTTCTTTCATTTCATAATTATTGGTTTATTTCttaaaatctcatttttctGTGACATATGATCCATCTCTcgtttatcttatatatatatatatatatatatgtgatatacttatttttatttcttactcCATCGACGTAAGATATAAACATCTTCGAAATGGATTTTATATAAGAATCCGATTGAAAAGTAATTTGGCTCGGTATAATATTAGAGGATGTCCAAAAAGGAAAATgctaaataatttaaacatgtAGGAGGGGACAAAGTTGGATAAGCATCAACTTCTGAAAACGAGAGATGTCACATTTGAGTTACAAAACTTGGATTCGAGTGGACAATAATGAAAGCCTGTGTTCTGACGGCTTTAGATTCTAGTATTATGTTTAGATCGAACAGTTCTTACTACTATATTTATTGATAACTCTTATCTTGTCGCcattaaaaagaaacaatctTGTCTGTTCCACAAATAATTTATTCCTACCGAAACTGTTGTATCATGCGACGGTGAATGTGTTTACGACTTCCTATATATTTTCaacaaatttgattattttttcttatgaattAAACAATATATCGATATCATAGTGAGTGATTCCACTGATATAAGATATTGTATTAGCCCCTATCGTAAAATATAAAGGAGTGGTGGATTTGGAGGCACGTACGGCCtagcttttctttcttttttttcttgtaatgtTATGTTAGTtttatgtcattttttttttggactgaACTTACGTGGTGGCACGTAATGCCAAATTAGTAGAGGAAATTAGATgtaaattttggaaatattttttttgtaaatcatatattaaaatagcacgcccattaatttttaaaaataaaatattaatggtCAAACTTTTTAATTGAATTGAAGGAGtttaaaaaatcaagatttaTTACAAACTTCTTATGCAAAACATGACCGTAAATTTATTGGCTAAAACTGCAAAAGctttttataaaaagatattttcgttggttattttatttttgtataactgTTTAGACTATTTCTAGTTTAAATCAtggaataaattttatataaaataaataatgtaccTTCATGCAATTGTGATCATTTGTTTGTCTAGTTAAATATATACttaatcaagaaaataaatctaactacggattctttcttttttgttgaaaaaaggCTTTCTAACTACGGATTCCTGAACATCGAATCTTAAAatcgtttttatttatttataaaatttcaatgTTATGTTGAAAGTaatattttcatctttttttcaaCTTCACTTGTTATTTATGGGTATCTTGGTCTACGCGTCATGGACTCGTACAGTCGTACTCATGGAAGTAAGAAGTGAGTTGTCACTATGATTTCTATAAACAATGTTGGTTTGGTTGATTATAGAAACCGACCTAAGAAAGAAGAATATAAACCGACTTTCAGCTctgaaaaggaaaagaaaattaaaaaaaggcGCTGTTAAGTGCAAGTAGATTTATACTGTTTCATGTACTATCTTTTACGAGGTATCGTCACATAATAATAAACCTGGGACGTGCATGAAATAATCATAACTGTGGACAATGTATCACAACTCTGAAAAGTGGTGCAAGCCAATACAAAATGACCCATACCGTCAGTCCGTCACTCACACACAAGATAACGAATGCCTAAGAGCAATTCTCAAGTTGAgtatttagattaaaaaattattattattttttatatattaaaatttaaatgaaaataaaaataaaaataaaaaatagcacCAATGAAAATAGATACATAAGGAAATGGGAATTctatagaaatttttaaaagttctatatttagatttttttgatttttgatttgt
Above is a genomic segment from Brassica napus cultivar Da-Ae unplaced genomic scaffold, Da-Ae ScsIHWf_960;HRSCAF=1356, whole genome shotgun sequence containing:
- the LOC125606747 gene encoding UDP-glycosyltransferase 85A4-like, producing MEPQAVSPLPNRHAVCIPYPAQGHINPMLKVAKLLHARGFHVTFVNTDYNHRRILRSRGPHALDGLTSFRFETIPDGLPWTDVDAKQDMLKLIDSTMNNCLSPFKDLLTRLNSGSDVPPVSCIVSDASMSFTIDAAEKLEIPVVLLWTNSATALMLYLHYQKLMEKGIIPVKDESDLKTEIDWIPSINTIQLKDFPDFTIKSDHQHLMLNFITHVTERSKRASAIIINTFENLEHDVVSSLRSILHPRIYPVGPLPILEDREINRDSEIGRLRLNLWEEETESLDWLDTKEKKSVLYVNFGSITVLTSEQLLEFAWGLAMSGKEFLWVVRSTLPAEFLSETADRGMVVTGWCPQEKVLSHPAIGGFLTHCGWNSMMESVFAGAPMICWPFFADQLTNRKFCCEEWGLGMEIEGEVKRERVEAVVREVMDGAGGVEIREKVMEWRRVAGDASAPPCGSSFVNFETVVNEVLMGDG